A single region of the Thunnus maccoyii chromosome 10, fThuMac1.1, whole genome shotgun sequence genome encodes:
- the LOC121905636 gene encoding myelin-oligodendrocyte glycoprotein-like, with protein MLVSHFIVLQFGYMILSSGQTMDPAPVVRNQTAVNGSLVILPCSFPGEEIVGVCWYRTDKKSQQGHCDREYVLLHRDNNTSTTFQDAAYQNRVSLKDGLQGGNVSLLLRNVKYSDSGSYECQVFYRGIEGNEQKTVCVVNLTVKTSDGRNITAEDINRKNSNLPVALSVTTVCIVIIIIIIVLVYIKRKQKKKTMKSSYLSNYCKLFFYDDE; from the exons atgttagtgagtcattttatagttttacaATTTGGATATATGATTTTAAGCAGTGGGCAGACCATGGATCCGGCTCCAG TCGTGCGGAACCAGACGGCTGTTAACGGGAGTCTCGTCATCCTGCCGTGTTCGTTTCCCGGTGAGGAGATCGTCGGGGTCTGTTGGTACAGAACTGACAAAAAGTCACAACAAGGACACTGTGACAG GGAATACGTCCTCCTGCACCGTGACAACAACACCAGTACAACCTTCCAGGATGCAGCGTACCAGAACCGAGTCAGCCTGAAGGACGGACTGCAGGGCGGCAACGTGTCTTTACTTCTTAGAAACGTCAAGTACAGCGACAGTGGATCATATGAGTGCCAGGTTTTCTACAGAGGTATTGAAGGCAATGAacagaaaactgtgtgtgtcGTCAATCTGACAGTTAAGACCTCAG ATGGAAGAAACATCACAGCTGAAGacattaacagaaaaaacagcaatttaCCTGTTGCTTTGTCTGTTACAACTGTCTGTAtagtgattattattattattattgtattagtctacattaaaagaaaacagaagaagaagacaatgAAATCTTCTTACCTGTCTAATTATTGTAAGTTGTTCTTTTATGATGACGAATAA
- the selenbp1 gene encoding methanethiol oxidase, with protein sequence MASCSGCGPGYSSPLDAMKGPREEIVYLPCIYRNTDTLKPDYLATVDVDPKSPTYCQVIHRLSMPNLRDELHHSGWNACSSCFDDASKKRNRLILPSLISSRVYVIDVGTNAREPRIHKMVEPVDLYWKCGLANPHTSHCLGSGQIMISCMGDPSGNGKGGFVLLDGETFEVVGNWEHPGEAAPFGYDFWYQPRHNVMISTEWGAPKALVDGFNPAHIKDGHYGTCLHVWDWTSHKKLQTLDLGEDGAIPLEVRFLHNPDATEGYVGCALRGTVFRFYKTPRGDWAAEKVISVPSKKVEGWMLPEMPGLITDILISLDDRFLYFSNWLHGDIRQYDITDRRNPRLVGQVFLGGSIISGGPVRVLEDPENQPQPRPRIIEGKRVPGGPQMLQLSLDGLRLYVTTSLYSGWDKQFYPDMLREGSVMMQIDVDSVNGGLSLNENFLVDFGKEPDGPALAHELRYPGGDCTSDIWL encoded by the exons cCAGCTGCTCAGGATGTGGACCAGGATACAGCAGCCCGCTGGACGCCATGAAGG GTCCTCGGGAGGAGATCGTCTACCTGCCCTGCATCTACCGCAACACCGACACCTTGAAACCCGACTACCTGGCCACCGTGGACGTCGACCCCAAATCGCCAACCTACTGTCAG GTCATCCACCGGTTATCGATGCCGAACCTTCGTGACGAGCTGCACCACTCCGGCTGGAAcgcctgcagcagctgcttcGACGATGCCTCCAAGAAACGAAACCGCCTGATTCTGCCGTCGCTCATCTCCTCCAGAGTCTACGTGATCGACGTCGGGACGAACGCCAGAGAGCCACGAATCCACAAG ATGGTGGAGCCTGTGGATCTGTACTGGAAGTGCGGCCTGGCGAACCCTCACACCAGCCACTGTCTGGGCAGCGGTCAGATCATGATCAGCTGCATGGGAGACCCGTCAGGCAACGGCAAAG GTGGTTTTGTGCTGCTGGATGGTGAGACGTTCGAGGTGGTCGGTAACTGGGAACACCCGGGTGAAGCGGCGCCCTTCGGCTATGACTTCTGGTACCAACCTCGACACAATGTGATGATCAGCACCGAATGGGGGGCGCCCAAAGCTCTGGTTGATGGTTTTAATCCTGCCCACATCAAAGATG GTCACTACGGCACCTGCCTCCATGTTTGGGACTGGACCTCCCACAAGAAGCTGCAGACACTCGATCTAGGCGAAGATGGCGCTATTCCCCTCGAAGTCCGGTTCCTCCACAACCCCGACGCTACTGAAGGCTACGTGGGATGTGCTCTGCGGGGAACCGTGTTCAGATTCTACAAAACACCA agagGAGACTGGGCTGCAGAGAAGGTCATCAGTGTTCCCAGCAAGAAGGTGGAGGGATGGATGCTGCCCGAGATGCCTG GTCTTATCACAGACATCTTGATCTCATTGGACGACCGTTTTCTCTACTTCAGTAATTGGCTGCACGGTGACATCAGACAGTATGACATCACAGACAGGAGGAACCCGCGATTGGTCGGCCAG GTGTTTCTGGGAGGAAGTATCATCAGTGGCGGACCAGTCAGAGTCCTGGAAGACCCGGAGAACCAGCCGCAGCCCCGCCCACGCATCATCGAG gGGAAGCGTGTACCTGGAGGTCCTCAGATGTTACAGTTGAGTTTGGACGGTTTGAGACTTTATGTGACGACGTCTCTGTACAGCGGCTGGGACAAACAGTTCTACCCCGACATGCTGCG AGAGGGTTCAGTGATGATGCAGATCGATGTGGACTCTGTGAACGGGGGTCTGTCCCTGAATGAAAACTTCCTGGTGGACTTCGGTAAAGAGCCGGACGGTCCGGCACTCGCCCACGAGCTGAGATACCCGGGAGGAGACTGTACGTCCGACATCTGGCTGTGA
- the pi4kb gene encoding phosphatidylinositol 4-kinase beta, whose translation MMEDTEPELSPAPSDQSSPSPSLSLSSSPSLSLPSTPSSAPPQGATPPLGVISEGVAELSLVIDAEVAQRACREVLQKVKLQQVEGDDGLQNGEGPDPEPAAAAPLNTTMKPVKIREEEDDPEGPAPGSVKSARRRQRHNPSKQSWLLRLFESKLFDVSMAISYLHNSKEPGVQAYIGNRLFSFPHEDVDFYLPQLLNMYIHMDEDVGDAIKPYVVHRCRQSISFSLQCAWLLGAYSSDMHISTQRHSRGTKLRKLILSDELKPAGPRARRDPLTLTPFCPLAVPAAGPGPLGGEHSLSPSKRTHQRSKSDATVSISLSSNLKRTASNPKVESSQDEPVRLAPQREFIKSLMGIGKRLATLPTKEQKTQRLISELSLLNHKLPARVWLPTAAFDHHVVRVPHTQAVVLNSKDKAPYLIYVEVLECENFETSSVPMRIPENRIRSTRSVENLPDCGMTAEQRAGSFSTVPNYDNDDEAWSVDDIGELQVELPEIHTNSCDNISQFSVDSITSLESKEPVFIAAGDIRRRLSEQLAQTPTTFKRDPEDPSAVALKEPWEEKVRRIREGSPYGHLPNWRLLSVIVKCGDDLRQELLAFQVLQQLKSIWEQERVPLWIKPYKILVLSSDSGMIEPVMNAVSLHQVKKHSQLSLLDYFLQEHGAPTTEAFLTAQRNFVQSCAGYSLICYLLQVKDRHNGNILLDAEGHIIHIDFGFILSSSPKNLGFETSAFKLTTEFVEVMGGPDGDMFNYYKMLMLQGLIASRKHMDRVLQIVEIMQQGSQLPCFHGSSTMRGLKERFHMSLTEEQLQLLVDQLVDGSMRSLTTKLYDGFQYLTNGIM comes from the exons ATGATGGAGGACACGGAGCCGGAGCTTTCCCCCGCCCCCTCTGATCAGAGCagcccctccccctccctctccctctcctcctccccctccctgtccctcccctccaccccctcctccgCCCCCCCCCAGGGCGCCACCCCTCCGCTGGGCGTCATCAGCGAGGGCGTGGCCGAGCTCAGCCTGGTGATCGACGCCGAGGTGGCCCAGCGGGCGTGTCGGGAGGTGCTGCAGAAGGTGAAGCTGCAGCAGGTGGAGGGTGACGACGGCCTCCAGAACGGAGAGGGGCCGGACCCGGAACCCGCCGCCGCCGCTCCCCTGAACACCACCATGAAACCTGTGAAGATCCGCGAGGAGGAGGACGACCCCGAGGGCCCGGCCCCCGGCTCGGTGAAGAGCGCCCGGCGGCGACAGAGACACAACCCCTCCAAACAGTCGTGGCTGCTCCGCCTGTTCGAGTCCAAGCTGTTCGATGTTTCCATGGCGATCTCCTACCTGCACAACTCAAAGGAGCCCGGCGTCCAGGCGTACATCGGAAACCGCCTGTTCAGCTTCCCCCACGAGGACGTCGACTTCTACCTGCCGCAGCTGCTCAACATGTACATCCACATGGACGAGGACGTCGGGGACGCCATCAAGCCATATGTG GTTCACCGCTGCAGGCAGAGCATCTCCTTCAGTCTGCAGTGTGCGTGGCTGTTGGGGGCGTACTCCTCTGACATGCACATCTCCACCCAGCGGCACTCTCGAGGCACTAAACTGAGAAAACTCATCCTGTCAGATGAACTCAAACCTGCGGGTCCTCGAGCTCGCAGAGACCCGCTGACTCTGACGCCTTTCTGTCCCCTGGCGGTCCCCGCCGCGGGCCCCGGGCCCCTGGGAGGAGAGCACAGCCTGTCGCCCTCCAAACGCACTCATCAACGCTCCAAATCAGACGCCACCGTCAGCATCAGCCTCAGCAGCAACCTGAAGAGGACCGCCAGTAACCCGAAGGTGGAGAGCAGCCAGGAcgag CCGGTGCGTCTGGCTCCTCAGCGTGAGTTCATCAAGTCTCTGATGGGGATCGGGAAGCGTCTGGCCACGCTGCCCACTAAAGAGCAGAAGACTCAGCGTCTGATCTCCGAGCTGTCGCTGCTCAACCACAAGCTGCCGGCGAGAGTCTGGCTGCCGACCGCCGCCTTCGATCACCACGTGGTCCGAGTGCCGCACACACAGGCCGTGGTGTTAAACTCTAAAGACAAG GCTCCGTACCTGATCTACGTGGAGGTTCTGGAGTGCGAGAACTTTGAGACGTCCAGCGTTCCGATGCGGATCCCGGAGAACCGGATCAGGAGCACGCGTTCCGTGGAGAACCTGCCGGACTGCGGCATGACGGCGGAGCAGCGAGCCGGCAGCTTCTCCACCGTCCCGAACTACGACAACGACGACGAGGCGTGGTCCGTGGACGACATCGGAGAGCTGCAGGTGGAG CTCCCGGAGATCCACACCAACAGCTGTGACAACATCAGTCAGTTCTCAGTGGACAGCATCACCAGTCTGGAGAGCAAAGAGCCGGTGTTCATCGCTGCAGGAGACATCAG gcgGCGTCTGTCGGAGCAGCTGGCTCAGACTCCCACCACCTTTAAACGGGACCCTGAGGACCCGTCAGCCGTGGCCCTGAAGGAGCCCTGGGAGGAGAAGGTCCG GAGGATCAGAGAAGGATCTCCTTACGGTCACCTTCCTAACTGGCGGCTGCTGTCCGTCATCGTTAAATGTGGCGACGACCTCAGACAGGAGCTGCTGGCCTTCCAGGTGCTGCAGCAGCTCAAG TCGATCTGGGAGCAGGAGCGCGTCCCCCTTTGGATCAAACCCTACAAGATCCTGGTGCTGTCGTCGGACAGCGGGATGATCGAGCCCGTGATGAACGCCGTGTCGCTCCATCAGGTGAAGAAGCACAGCCAGCTGTCTCTGCTCGACTACTTCCTGCAGGAGCACGGCGCTCCGACCACAGAGGCCTTCCTGACGGCTCAGAGGAATTTCGTCCAGAGCTGCGCCGGATACAGCCTCATCTGCTACCTGCTGCAGGTCaaagacag GCACAACGGGAACATCCTATTGGACGCTGAAGGTCACATCATCCACATTGACTTTGGCTTCATCCTGTCCAGCTCGCCCAAAAACCTCGGCTTCGAAACCTCTGCCTTCAAACTCACCACAGAGTTCGTTGAA gtgatgGGCGGTCCAGACGGCGACATGTTTAACTACTATAAGATGTTGATGCTTCAGGGTCTGATAGCATCCAGGAAGCACATGGACCGAGTGCTGCAGATAGTGGAGATCATGCAacaag GCTCCCAGCTGCCCTGTTTCCATGGATCCAGCACCATGCGGGGTCTGAAGGAGCGTTTCCACATGAGTCTGACGGaggagcagctgcagctgctggtcGACCAGCTGGTGGACGGATCCATGCGCTCGCTCACCACCAAACTGTACGACGGTTTCCAGTACCTCACCAACGGCATCATGTGA